One stretch of Ipomoea triloba cultivar NCNSP0323 chromosome 8, ASM357664v1 DNA includes these proteins:
- the LOC116027982 gene encoding polygalacturonase non-catalytic subunit AroGP2-like, translated as MAFVQFLLFNIFLSLVASNALSPSFIASQQSKFWSQNVDNKMPQSILSKLSPLSELETKAFSPLVSNQYFTSNPKFCTSANLVCASAVKPIPCVFYHEVHFTDNVKVPTEEADPWSFFRLSVLKNGNKVTLPDLDNKFPNRAFLPSQIATSIRLSESELQRIFPTALSIPSTKASVDMSLHHCDAPTVKGERRNCLKTLEDMIEFSRESLGRKHMVALASENAKGLGNQVVMVRNVIKPYNTEKIVACHELFFPFATYYCHMLPLTQVYAVDVINPKKRGAINKLFAICHMDTSSWTPNHVAFKLLKTSPGKGEVCHWMGEMDLLWVGYD; from the coding sequence ATGGCTTTTGTACAATTCCTCTTATTCAACATCTTCCTCTCACTTGTTGCTTCTAATGCTCTTTCTCCATCATTTATTGCTTCTCAACAATCCAAATTCTGGTCTCAAAATGTAGACAACAAAATGCCTCAATCTATTCTCTCTAAACTATCCCCGCTCTCCGAGCTCGAAACAAAAGCCTTTAGTCCATTAGTATCCAACCAATACTTCACATCCAACCCCAAATTCTGCACAAGTGCTAATTTGGTTTGTGCATCTGCTGTAAAGCCAATTCCTTGCGTTTTTTATCATGAAGTGCATTTCACCGATAATGTTAAGGTCCCTACCGAAGAAGCCGACCCTTGGTCTTTCTTTAGACTTTCAGTCTTGAAAAACGGCAACAAAGTAACTCTGCCTGATCTCGACAACAAATTCCCTAACCGTGCTTTTCTTCCTTCTCAAATAGCCACAAGTATTCGACTTAGCGAGAGCGAGTTGCAAAGGATATTTCCCACTGCGCTTTCCATTCCTTCCACCAAGGCCTCTGTGGACATGAGCCTTCACCATTGTGATGCTCCCACGGTGAAGGGAGAGAGGCGTAACTGTCTAAAGACCCTCGAGGACATGATCGAGTTCTCGAGGGAAAGTTTAGGCCGCAAACATATGGTGGCTTTGGCATCGGAGAATGCAAAAGGCTTGGGGAATCAAGTGGTCATGGTTAGGAACGTTATTAAACCTTACAACACCGAAAAGATTGTTGCCTGCCATGAGTTGTTCTTCCCCTTTGCCACTTATTATTGCCATATGTTACCGTTAACGCAAGTCTATGCCGTGGATGTGATTAATCCAAAGAAGAGAGGTGCAATCAATAAGCTCTTTGCAATTTGTCATATGGATACTTCGTCATGGACACCAAATCATGTCGCCTTCAAACTACTCAAGACATCTCCCGGGAAAGGAGAGGTGTGTCACTGGATGGGGGAAATGGACCTTCTTTGGGTTGGTTATGACTAG